In Candidatus Contubernalis alkalaceticus, the genomic window ATTGTCCTACCCTTTCGGGTTTATCTTTTTTCTTGCTTTTATAGAAACTTTCTAAATAAATGCTCCTGTATTGACCATTTAGTATGTAAGCTTTTTAAAGCACCCCCTTTATTCACTAGGGCTTTGTTTTCATTTTTTGTTAAAATACAGTGCATGTTATAACATGATAAATTTTTGGCTCAAAAAAAACTCCCATACTGTAAAGGAAGGGGAGTTCAGTTTAAGACATTATGTAAAGTAACAGTAATATGCAATAAAAAAAGCGTCCTAAACAAGACGCACAAAAGCATATTAACCGGCTCATTTATGAGCTGCCTTTATGATTCTCCTTTCCTCAACGGGAGGCATCGCCGTTTCCAGCAGCACCCTATCGGTCTGTAGCCTTAGGTATAAACCCTTAGAACTGTTAGACTCGGAGTTATGTAATTTCAAACTAATTATAATACGAAGTTAAAAAAAATGTCAACCGGTTTCTTAAGAATTTAGTCTAATATCAGAGATTTTTGTTTCATCCTCCAGCAATTCCAGCAGCCTTTCTCTGCATCTGTCACATAGGGTAATAATCCTTTCACAATTGCAGGCTGTTCCTTTACTGCCCAGGGCGTAAGTTCTGGTGTTGTTGCCTGCTCCGCAGTTATCACATAGATATCTGTTGCATCCATAAAGCTTCAAAATATATCATGCCTCCCTGATATGGGTTTATTTGAATTATTCTCAAGCATTACAGCGAAAAGTTACTTATTATGAACTACATCTCTAAGCCATAGAGACGGTTTCATCCTCCAGGTCTTCGACCTCCGATACGCTCTGGTAAAGATGGAACCGTCCCCTTGACAAAACAGAAAACCGTTAATAAATCATACGGCCCTCGACAAATGCTTTTGTCCTTGGGTCCTGGGGAGAGGTGAATATTTTTTCTGTGTCATCCATTTCTACAATTTTTCCATCGTACAGAAAAATGGTGCAGTCGGTAATCCGTCGGGCCTGAAAAATATTGTGAGTAACTATGATAATGGTAATACCCAGGGTTTTATTCAGCTCTACCACTAGATTTTCAATTACTTCTACATTTGTAGGGTCCAGGTTTGCCGTAGGTTCGTCCAGTAGTAATATTTTTGGATCAAAAGCCACCGCCCGTGCCAGGGCCACCCGCTGTGCCTCTCCTCCGGAGAGGGAAAGTGCCTGCTGATCGGCAACTTCCTGCAGGCCAATTTTTTCTAGCAAAAGAGATACTTTTTTGTGAATTTCTTCCCCGTTTATTCCTCGGGCTTTCAGCCCGTAGGCAATATTTTCCCTCACTGAGGTCTTAAAAAGTGTGGGATTTTGGAATACCAGAGTCATTTTTCTGCGGAAAGATAGAGCAGTAGACCTATTTAAAGGAACTGAACTTTCATTAAAGCTGATGGTGCCGGTGGTTGGTTTAATAAGCAGGTTAAGTAGGCGAAGAAGGGTACTTTTTCCACAGCCACTGGGCCCTATTATCCCGTATATTTTTCCTTCATTGATGGTCATGTCCTGTATGTTTAATACTTCCCGATTATATACTTTAGTCAGGTTTTTTACTTGAATTAGGCCTTTTTTACCAGGGATGACGTCCCCCCCCCTTCTGAAAGCGGTACATAACAGAATTGATAATAAAGAAGATAGTTAATAAAATGATTCCTAGCCCAATTGCCAGTTCAAAATTACCTTTGCTGGTTTCAAGGACGATGGCAGTGGTCATAACCCGGGTGTGTCCCTGAATATTTCCCCCTACAATCATGACGGCCCCTACCTCAGCAATAATTCGTCCAAAACCCGTTACTATGGCGCCCAATAAGGAAACCTTGGATTCTCGAATTACTGTCCAGGCTGTTAGTATTGGTGCGGCGCCTAAGGTAAGGGCGGTTTCCTCTACTTCTTTTCCCTGGCTGCGAATGGCAAGCATAGTTAACCCCACTACGATGGGTAGAGCTAGAAAAACCTGGACTACCACCATAGCTGTGGGTGTATACAGAATACCAAGAGGACCTAAAGGGCCACGCCTGGCAATAAGCATGTAAATTAACAGTCCAGCAACCACTGGAGGCATTCCCATCAGGGTGTACAGTATCCTACTTATGAAACCCGTTTTTTCTTCGGGTCTCATGCCCAGGTAAGTACCCAGGGGAACTCCGATCATAGTGCTGATGATCACTGCCATACCCGAAACAGTTAGGGATAATATTACAATTTCCATGAGGTACGGATCCAGGCTGAATATTAACTTAAATGCTTCTATGATACCTGCTGCAAATTGATTCAAAGAACCACTCTCCATGTATTGAGTTAATATAGTGTTTGTATTTAATATTTCAGGCACATCCCTGGGAAGAACAGAACTTCTCCCTGCAGCTTATAATCGGTAATCATCTGCTGTCCCTCTTCTGACATAAAAAACTCAATTAACTTCAAAGCACTTTCATACTTATTATGAGAGTGTTTTTTCGGGTTTACTGCCATAATACCATACTGATTGAAAAGGGTTTGGTCTCCCTCCAGCAGGATATCAACTTCCAGGGTTTCCTTGAGGGCAATATATGTGGCACGATCCGTCAGGGTGTAGCCCTCCTGTTCATCGGTTATGCGCAGGGTATCCCCCATGCCCTGACCTACAGATTTATAACCTTCTCCGAAATTGGAAATCCCTGCTGCTTCCCAAAGAGAAAGTTCCATGCTGTGAGTGCCGGAGTTATCACCTCTGGAAATAAAAGTATGATTGCCCTGGATTATAGCTTTTAAAGCCTCTTTGACCTCATCAATCTCTTTTATGCCGGCAGGATCTTTAGTCGGCCCGACAATAATGAAGTCGTTGAACATAACATCGTATCTATCCACAAAAAAGCCTTCTTCTACCATTTTTAATTCAGAACTTCGGTCGTGTACCAAAAGAACGTCCACGTCTCCTCCTTTGCCTAGTTCCAGGGCTTGTCCTGTTCCCTTAGGAAGAACCCTGACTTCAATACCATATTTTTCTTCAAAGGCTGGAAGCATATAATCCAGTAGGCCGGAGTCATATGTGCTGGTGGTGGTGGCCAGGAGGATAAACTCATTTGATGCCGGGGCCGAGGCAACCTGTTCACAACCAACCATTGTGCTAAATATTATAATCAGGACCAGCAGGCAATAGGTAAATAACGGAGGGATTTTTTGGTTCCAAAAAATTTTTAAAAGTTTTTCAACAAACACTTTTAATCCTCTCCTTTAATTTAGGGCATATCTGGATGAGTGCTAGTAAATTATTCAACATAAGAAATATTTTTTAATAAAAAACCCCTGCACAAAAGAACAAGGAGCCGAACTTAAAGGCTTTTTATAAAAGTGCTTAGGGAAATATTCAATAAAATAAAAAAGCGCCTAAACAAGACGCACAAAAGCATATTAACCGGCTCATTTATGAGCTGCCTTTATGGTTCTCCTTTCCTCAACGGGAGGCACCACCGTTTCCAGTGACACCCTATCGGTCTAGTACCGTAGGTTTTACCTTTAGGTCTACAAGACTCGGAGTTATTTTTTTTTTTACATCTTAATTATAATACAAATTTTTAAAAAATGTCAACAATAGTCAACTTGTTTTAGGGATTTTTAATTATCTTAAGTTTACTTGATCAAATATTTTTGAATTCATTAATGATCTCAGGTCTATTTTTTAAAAAATTCACAAAACGATTAATAATCAGGAAGGATCCCCAGCTAATATGGTGTTCAATCTGTTCTACCTCTTTTTGTACTTGGTCTTCAATACCCAGCAGCAGAAAAAATTCTTTCAGAGTATTGTGACGGTCCAGAAAGAATTTCCCCATTCTTTTTCCTTCCTCTGTTAATTGTATCATTCCATATTTTTCATAATTCAGCAAAGATTTTTCATGGAGTTTTTTCATCATTCGGGTTACTGATGGAGGCTGCACGTTTAGCTTTTCAGACAGATCATTTACCCGGGTATATCCGCTGGATTGGCTCAGGCGGTAGATCATTTCGATGTAGTCTTCCATACTGGGGGTCAGCATATCTTTGTCCGCTGTTATTTCATAACCCCTGGCAGTGTAAAATTTCTCATTTTCATCTTTCATCTGGTAACCCCCTTAAGGAATTAATATGCAGGAAATTATTTATTCATGTCTACAGGTTCTTACAGGTAGACAAACACCAAAAATGTCGTTACTTAATATAATGATTTTAGCTAAAGTATTAGCCGGGGTTAACATTTTTTCACACCGCTATTTTTTTTGGATAAACAGAATAAGGAGGCTTAAAAAAACATGGAAGTTAAAGTAAAAGTAAACAATTTAACTGTATCTTACAGTGGAAAAAAAGTTTTTGAAAACATATCTTTTTCTGTGGGAGCCGGCCAGTTAGTGGGCATTATCGGTCCTAATGGTGCTGGCAAATCAACCCTGTTGAAGTCTATTTTGGGCCTGATGGCCATAGACCGGGGAGAAGTTAAGATTTTAAACGGTTCAGTTGGCAGCGCCCGCAGAAAAATTGCTTATGTTCCTCAAAGGAACGACATCAACCTGGATTTCCCTGTCTCTGTTGAAGATGTAGTGATGATGGGCCGTTTTCCTCATTTGACCTGGTGGGGAATGCCCAGGAAAAATGATCGAAAGGTGGTGACGGAAAGTTTAGAAGAAGTTGATATGATTGCCTATAGGCATCGACAGATCGGTCAGCTTTCCGGTGGACAGCTGCAGAGAGTTTTTTTAGCCAGGGCTTTGGCACAAGAAGCGGAGCTCTTTTTCCTCGACGAACCTTTTGCCGGAATTGATATGTCTTCAGAAAGTATGATCATGGATCTTCTAAAGGGTTTGCGGGACCAGGGGAAGAGCATCTTTGTAGTACACCATGACTTAAGTAAGGCAGAAATATACTTCGATACTCTGGTTCTTTTAAAGAATCGTCTAGTGGCATTTGGCAGTAAAGATATGGTTTTTCGGGAAGAGACTCTGAGGGAGGCATATGAAGGTAGGGTATCTACTTTTTCTGGTTCTGACAAACTAATGGTGGTTAACGGATGATGGATAGCCTACATTTTTTTATAGACTCTCTGATGAACTATAGTTATTTACAGAATGCTATGGCAGGTGGGATCATGGTTGGAACCATCTGTGGATTCATTGGTTGTTTTATTATACTTAGGGGAATGGCTCTGATGGGTGATGCAATTTCCCATGCTGTTCTGCCAGGCGTTGCTGCAGCTTATATCTTTGGTTTTAGCATCTTTATTGGAGCGGTCATTACGGGTGTTCTAACCTCAATAGCAATAGGTTATATTACTCAAAACAGCAAATTAAAGGATGATACTGCTATTGGCTTGATGTTTACCTCCGCCTTTGCGTTGGGAGTGATTTTAATTACCCTGCAGAGAGGAACCGGGGTAGATCTGTGGCATATACTATTTGGTAATGTGCTGGCAGTATCCCGGGAGGACCTTATGCTGATATTAATTATAGGGCTTTTGGTGGTGGGCTGTATTTTCCTTTTTTATAAACAGATTCTTTTAAGCACCTTCGATCCAATAATGGCTCGTGCTGTGGGAGTTCCCACCAATATTATTCACTATCTGATGATGCTTCTTCTTTCACTGGTTACTGTTGCCTCTCTTAAAACGGTAGGAATTGTCCTGGTGGTAGCCATGTTTATTGCACCGGGTGCTACAGCTTATTTGTTAACAGAACGTCTGCCTTCTATGCTGGCTTTATCCGCTGTGTTTGGTATTGTTTCAGCAGTAACGGGAGTCTACCTTTCTTTCATTTTTGATGTGGCCACTGGAGCCTCCATCGTAATGGTTGCTTCACTTCTTTTTGCTTTGAGCTTCTTCTTATCACCAAAACAGGGGCTTTTAGTGCAAAAATATCGGGTTTGGAGGGCAGGGGTATAGAACCAATTGAATAATTTTAGAGATGGAAAGTTAAGGTATTAGCAAATTTAAAAATATTATTGGAGGTCATATCTTGTTAAAAAAGAATGTTATTACAACCTATCTTATTTTATCTTTAATTATTGTATCCTTAGGGTTAGGGGGCTGCGGGAGCTCATTAGAACAAAACGGGGAATTAAAAGAAAAGCATTTGAAGGTGGTTACCAGTTTCTCTATCTTGGCAGATGTAGTGGAAAATATAGTAAGAGATCGAGGAAATGTCCAATATATTGTTCCTATTGGTGAAAACCCTGAAGATTACGAACTACTGCCGGGAGAAATGAGGATGGCCACCGATGCCGATATAATATTTATTAATGGTATGGGCCTGGAGGGGAGTATGAAGGATGCGTTTGCAAGGGTAACAGAAACTCCTATAATTTCGGTCACAGCAGGAATTAAAGCAATCCCCCTGGAAGGAGATGATGCTCCGGACCCCCATGCCTGGCTAGATGCCGTAATAATGATGAAATACGTGGAAAATATAATGGAGTCTATTATAGAACTGGACCCTGGTGGAGAAAGAGCATACAGAGAAAACACGGCAGATTATTTGCTGCAGTTGGAGGAACTGGATGCATGGATTCGAAGTGAAACAGTAGAAATTCCAGAAAATAATCGGGTTATCGTAGTTAGTGAAAATGCTTACAAGTATTACGGAGAAGCGTACGGTTTTCAAACTGAGGGCATTTGGGAATTGAACTCCCATGAGGAGGGGACTCCTCAGCAGATTTCCCGAGTGGTAGAATTGGTTAGAAATAATCAAATACCTGCTTTGTTTGTGGAAACCACAGTGGATCAGAGATACATGGAAACGGTCTCCCGGGAGACCGGGGTTCAAATAGCCGGGGAAGTATTTACAGATGCTCTGGGTCCAGCAGGCAGCGGTGCGGAAACCTATATTGAAATGATGAAATATAATACACGATTATTTGTGGAGGGATTAAAAAACTAATCTATTTTACCTTTCACTGTACTTTCCCTTTTAAGAGGTGGACTTTTAGATAGATTTAATTGTAAGTTCAGCAAGGGTTTTTATATTTATTAAAAAAGGTGACCTTTTTAATTAAGTGGCCACCTTTTTTTTATGGTATTTTTAAAAAAAATAATTTGTTATTGATTATTACTTTTTTCTTCTCCCTCTTGTATACCATCAGTGATAGCCTGGTTGACTTCTTTCATAAACTCATTTAAATCTTCTTGAGCCTGGACTAAATCTCTTAAAGTTTGATTTCCATGCATTTTCTCTCTCAGGGCATTAAATTTAGTCATCTGCTCCTGGTTAGGCTGAACGCCCATTCTTTGTGCTGTTTCAAGCTCCTGCTGCACTTCTTGTACATTCTGAATAATTTCCTGAGCCGCCGGGTCTTTTGAAAGATTCTCTTCCTTAACTTTTAATTCCAGAAATTCTGAACTGTTTCTTATTTCTCGACCCAGTTCTTTTGCTTTTTGTATTGAAGACAAAAAATTCCCTCCCATTTCTGTTATAAAAACAGCTTATTTATTATTATCTTCTTTATATACCTACAATATCCTTTTCAAAAGGCAAAATAATATGATAACTTTTAAGACAAAAAAAGCTGCTGATATTTAATCAGCAGCTTTTTTTGTCTTAAATGGCAGTTTCTATTATTTTATATTCTTTTTTTATAATACTAATTCCACCAACTAGAGTTAGGGGTCTTTTTTCTCCTTTTAAATTAAAAGTATTCCTAATACAGCAAATACCAGCAGGCCAAGTTTACAAGTGTTGCAATGATAAACCATCCAATAACGGGTATTATAACTCTTACAAAACTAATGGTAAAAGCACCGATGAAATGAGTAATCCTTCAAAAAATATTACTTAAGATGGGTTTTTCCCTATCTTTTATCCGATGTACCATCCTCCTGGTTAGACTGACCTCTACTAATGCATCTTCTTTCTGTTCAATATTAACTAGTCTGGCCAGCCTAATAAAAGCATGATCCAATTGGTCAATTTCTCTATGGTCCATGAGAGGGTTCCACCATAAGATAGCCCGTTCCCATTTATCTTGTAGGTTTTCTATTAAATGTGTTGATTCTTCCCATTGGTCTTCTTCAATTCTTTGTTCAAGCTTATCAAGAGTAGAAGTCAGTTCTTCTGAAATTTGTGAAACTTGAAAATAAGTATAGAAAGAAAAAACTAGTAATAACGCAAGCAGTAAAGCCATTCCCATCATTATTTTCAAAATAATCGCATCCTTTATTTTGTAGTGATTAAGTGATAATATAAGTATTTCCTAATCATTACAAAATAATCGAACCATTCTTTTCTATGAATATTGCCCCGTTAGATAGATTTAGGATAATTTTTTGTTTGACTACATGAATCCTCCTGCTATGAATTGGTTTAAAGAAGATAACCCATATATAAGCAGCAGGTAGAATGCTTTATAGCCCAGTACTGCTGCTGCAGATTTCTTTTTTGACAAACCATAGACGATAGAGAAACCAACAATTAACAGGATTACATTCCACAGAACAAAAATATCCGCTTGATTATGTAAAACACTAGTTGCGGATGCAAATTCGCCAGTGGAAAAAAACCAAATAGTTTTAAAAACTTCCCGTAAAAATAAAGGAATCCAGGATAACCCTAAAACTGCCAGGGTTTTAGAATATTTAGCTTCTCCTCCCATCAAGTTAAATACCAGGGTGAGTATTCCCCCCATAATCAACCAGCCGAAAATAGTGCCTATTATACCTCCAATGATAAGAAATGAAGAAATGATTGTAGTAAATATTCCGCTGGTCAGCATTTCTTCGGTCTGGGCTAAACCTTCTTCGGTCATCCCTTCCATTCCCCGTACTTCTTCTAATGCCGCCTCTGTGTCTCCCAATACGGAGGCACCAATCCAACCCGTAAGAAATCCAGCTGCAGCCATTATGATAATTGAAAAAATGATAATTCTTTTGAGGTTTATATTCTCAAAGGCTCGGGATGGCTTAAAAAAAATGTTCTTTAAGCTGCTGCTCAAACTTTGTTGTTCATTTTCTTGTTCTATCATAATTTCTTCTTTCATATTAAATCACCCTTCCAAGTTTCTTTATTAATCGTGCCTGATAGCCTCCAGAGGGCTTAATTTCATGGCTTTTATAGCAGGGTAAAGGCCGGACCCCATGCCAACTACTACAGCAAAAATCAAGATAAAAACCACCAGACCCGGAGGAGTTGAAATCAGTTGAATGGAATCTCCTCCCTGAGAGGTTATATAAATATTTGCTCCAAAGTTTATTATCTGACCAAAAATCCAGCCGCAGAAAACTCCAGCAAAGCCCCCAATCAGTCCAATAGCCAAAGCCTCCAGTATAAACATGTTTCTGATGTCGTTCAAAGATGCACCTACAACCTTCATTACCCCTATCTCCCGGGTTCTCTCGTATATGGACATAAGCATGGTATTTACGATACCCAGGGAAGCTACCACCAAAGCGATGGCTCCGATAGATCCCAGTAAAATCTGCAGGATACGAAAGATTGTATTCATTGAGTCTAGGATCTGTTTCAGTGAAAAGATGAAGAATCCTCGGGATTGAAGCTCCTCAGTTACGTAGTCTACCTCCTGGGCAGTGGTCACTTTTACCTGAACCCGGTCATAACCATCCCTGGAGAAATTTATTTCTTCACCCATAGACCACAAATACATTTCCTCCGCCATTTCCAGGGGAATAAGAATGGAATAATCGTTGCTATCTCCTCTTTCTTCCAGGGTTCCCGAGGAGGTCATACGGAAGTTTTTACTCTCTTCTTCGGTCTCGTTAAAACGGGTGACATTTACCTGAAAGGATCCTCGTTCTAGCAGTGTTTTAGCCTGCCCCATACTTTCATGGACTTTACTTCCTATAAGCACTCCCCGGGGCTGTCTATCAATTTCTCTTCCGTCTTCCAACCGAATGCCGAATTCCCTTAAACTGAGGAAATCCATCCCTACAAAATCCACATGAAAGGACTGACCACGAATTTCAATAGAGGCCATGTAAACCTGGACCATGGGGGAAACAGCCTCCACTCCTTCTATTCTTTTTATATCTCTAATAGCTTTACTGTCTAAGGGATAGTCGGGCTGACTTCCTCCTCCGAAAAAGAGCTGTCCTTCTGTTAGGCTATAACCGGGCATTACTTCAAGGACCTGAAGGTCGGCTAATTGAGAGAATTCCCGGGTAACGTTGTCCTGCAGCCCCACTCCCAAGGAGACCATGGTCATTATAGCTCCTGTCCCAATGATAACTCCAATCAGCGTTAATATCGTTCGAAGTTTGGTTCGCCAAAGATTTCCCCAAATAAATAATATTAGTTCTAATCTAAACATATGCTTTACCCCAAACCAAAGATTCTTCTAAAGAAACTGCCGAAAGAACTAAAAAAGCCATTTCCTGAATCTTCCCCTTTTTCCGGTTCTGAATTTTCTTCTATCTGTGTTACCGTTATTTCTTTTTCAAGGACAGAAGACTGTTTTTGATTCATGGAATCCAGGTAGGATACTTCAATAGTTACCCGGTTTTTTCCCGACTTTAGTGCTTGTCCATTGGCTGAAAAAAAGTCCATATCTCCCGGGTTGAATGTACCTAGAAAATAGGCTGATGGATAAAAATCAATATCTCCCGATATTGTTAACAGGACATTTTCCAAGGGATAACGTCCTCCGTTTACCACTTCTCCTTCCAAAGTGACATTTTGGGGACCTACAACCTCTAAGGGCAGCATAACATTATGTAAGGACATGGCACTTTCTCCTGAGACGATGATTCCAGATACATGGCGGGACTCATAATGGATTCCCTGATGATTCCAGTATTCAAGATTGTAAACAAGGTTATACAGGCCGGGCTCTAAATCTCCTGCTGTAATCATGGTGATTTCTTCCGAAGCCTCTTTATTAGCATCTATTCGGCCAAAATGTATGGTATTGGTTTTTTTCAAAGGAGAGAACCCTTCCAGGGTTTCCTGGCCTTCTATCGAATCCAGAGTTAAGTTGATTCGACGGGCTGACTGGTTGCCGTGGTTATTTAACGTTATTTTCAAGGTAAATTCACTGCCGGAGGTTACCGGATGCGGCTCGGTTTCCACTGCGTCAATAAGTACCACCGGACGGTTTACGGAAGCTTCTGCCGGCAGGGCAGGCATAATTAATAACAAAATGATAGCGAGAATTGCAGCAATCTTTTTCTTCACTTAACTTACCTCCTCAATTTTTTGTACCTGGCCGTCTCTTAAGTAAATTACTTTGTGAGCAAATTCTGCTACCTCTATGTCATGGGTAGCTATTACTATAGTTTTTTTTCGTTCCTGGTTCATCTTTACTAATATCTTCACAATTTCTTCCCCCGTTTTGGTGTCCAGGTTGCCTGTGGGTTCATCCGCCAATATTATCGGGGGTTCTGTCACCAGGGCCCTGGCAATGCTGACCCTCTGTTGCTGTCCCCCGCTAAGTTCACTGGGCTTATGGGTCATCCGGTCGGACAGTCCTACCAACTCCAGAACCTCTATGGCTCTCTTCCGCCTTTCCTTTTTGGATACTCGGGCAAAAAAAAGGGGAATTTCTACATTTTCCAGGGCATTATACTGGGGGAGCAGATTGAAAGATTGAAATATAAAACCGACATGATTTCTTCTAAATAGGCTCAGCTGATTTTGATCCAACCGGGTTATTTCTGTATTTCCAACAGTTATGCATCCCTCTGACGAAGATTCCAATCCACCCAGGAGGTAAAGTAGTGTAGATTTACCGGAACCTGAAGGTCCCAGCAGGCAGGTTAGGTCTCCTTTTTCAATGGAGGTGTTAATATCTTTTAATGCATACACCTTGGTGTTCCCCATGGGATATATTTTAGTGACATTATTGATGGCTATTTCCTGCAGTATGAGAACCTCCTCTTCCATTTATTCACATAATTATATGTATTTTCGTTTATTCCCTATTAAATACCTGCTTATTTTCAAATATTACCTTAAAATTTTCTTTTATTTAAATATAATATAGCAATTAATGTAAAAGATTGATTTTCTCTCACCAATTCGGCACAAAGAATGTTTTGGCACATTATACTGCTTATTTTAAGGCATAATATATAAATAAAGAGGTGATTAGCTGAATGGAAATTCAACGGGCAAGAGAAATTATTTCTGCTCCAGAAAAAATTGAAGTTCATTTTGACGGTACTCCAGTTTGGATTGAAGATATTAAGAACGATACAGCCAATGTTACGGTTATGGGAACATGTAAGTCTATGGAAGTTCCCGTTTATGAACTGCAGGAAAAAGGAATTATGTTAGAGTAAAGGGCAGCGTTTTCGCTGCCCTTTAGATTAGAGATAAATTCTTAATTTGAGTTGTAAAAATAACAGGCTGCTTATTATTTTAAACTCACCTTTTTTTTCTAAAGGAAGAACAGAAGCGGTAAAAGGAAATGGTGTTTATAATTTTACTGCTGTTCCAAACACAATTATCTCCGCCATATTGGAACCAATTTGAGCTGAAGAAAAACGGATGCCAATAATAGCATTTGCGCCCAGTTGTTCTGCTTCAGAAACCATCTCCGCCACGGCTGCATCTCTCACGCTGCTGAAAAGCTCTTCGTATTCACTGATATCTCCTCCAAAAATATTTTTAAAAAAGGCGATAATATCTTTTCCCAGGTGTACTGCTTTTACCTTATTACCCCTTACGATTCCTAACACCTCATAATCTGTTCTTAAGTCAGTTGTGGTTAATAACATTTTTAATTCCTCCCTCTATAAATTGAGTTTTTTCTTTCATTTCCTCACCTATTTTTAGAACTCAAAACTAACAATTATTTAGAAGTCCTTTTTTTAATTTTTTTAATAAAGTATTCTTATCTCTAAAAAATCATTTTATGATTAAGGTTCTTTTTTTTCAAATAGTTTAAATCCCATATAATACATACCCCCTATAAGTAGAAGGATTATTATTAAAGATGTAAAAGGAAAGCTTCCTTCTAACATATATTCTGAAGCCGTCATATGATGAAAAACTGAAAGAAAGTATGTTTTTTGGAACCACCCCGGTACGGCCAATAAAAAGAGAATGAAGGCCGACAACAGCCCAACCTTTACAGGTTCATCCAATACTGTAGAAATTAGCATTGTTAGGGTGAGTACAAAGATAAAGCCAATTAGAGTAACTATTGTGGATATGAAAAGTTCTCCAGGAAGTATTTGATATCCCATAATCAGTGAAACAATATATAGAAGCGCTGTGGAACCCAAAACTATAATCCCAAGACTGATAGCCGCTGTAGCGAACTTAGTTAGATAGAGAGAAGCTCTGGACATAGGTTTAGCCAACAGGAATTCCAATGTTTTTGATACTTTTTCCCCTGCAATAAGATTCATGCCCATGATTATACCTAAAATTGTACCGATCTGATATAGGTTTTTCCCGTTCCATTGACTCCAGGTATAAATGCTGTAATTTTCTAAAAATCTATCAAAGCCTTCAAGTCCGGGAATTTGGGGAAATAGATCAACTAATTCTTTTACGTACGTAAAGGTTAGGGGAATACTAACGGCAGTTATGATTAAAATAATGAGGCCGACTATTATCTTCCATCGAGATTCCCTAAGTTCTTTCTTAAACAGTGACTTGTTAAACATCAGTGTCACCTCCCACATAATCCATAAAAAGATCTTCTAGGTTTTGGTCTATTATTTCTAACAGGAAGTGAGGAATTTTCTTGCAGTCTTCAAATATATCTTCAAAATGATCATCGATAAATATTAAATATCCGTTCCCT contains:
- a CDS encoding metal ABC transporter ATP-binding protein → MEVKVKVNNLTVSYSGKKVFENISFSVGAGQLVGIIGPNGAGKSTLLKSILGLMAIDRGEVKILNGSVGSARRKIAYVPQRNDINLDFPVSVEDVVMMGRFPHLTWWGMPRKNDRKVVTESLEEVDMIAYRHRQIGQLSGGQLQRVFLARALAQEAELFFLDEPFAGIDMSSESMIMDLLKGLRDQGKSIFVVHHDLSKAEIYFDTLVLLKNRLVAFGSKDMVFREETLREAYEGRVSTFSGSDKLMVVNG
- a CDS encoding ABC transporter permease — translated: MNQFAAGIIEAFKLIFSLDPYLMEIVILSLTVSGMAVIISTMIGVPLGTYLGMRPEEKTGFISRILYTLMGMPPVVAGLLIYMLIARRGPLGPLGILYTPTAMVVVQVFLALPIVVGLTMLAIRSQGKEVEETALTLGAAPILTAWTVIRESKVSLLGAIVTGFGRIIAEVGAVMIVGGNIQGHTRVMTTAIVLETSKGNFELAIGLGIILLTIFFIINSVMYRFQKGGGRHPW
- a CDS encoding metal ABC transporter solute-binding protein, Zn/Mn family, translated to MLKKNVITTYLILSLIIVSLGLGGCGSSLEQNGELKEKHLKVVTSFSILADVVENIVRDRGNVQYIVPIGENPEDYELLPGEMRMATDADIIFINGMGLEGSMKDAFARVTETPIISVTAGIKAIPLEGDDAPDPHAWLDAVIMMKYVENIMESIIELDPGGERAYRENTADYLLQLEELDAWIRSETVEIPENNRVIVVSENAYKYYGEAYGFQTEGIWELNSHEEGTPQQISRVVELVRNNQIPALFVETTVDQRYMETVSRETGVQIAGEVFTDALGPAGSGAETYIEMMKYNTRLFVEGLKN
- a CDS encoding YlbF family regulator, giving the protein MSSIQKAKELGREIRNSSEFLELKVKEENLSKDPAAQEIIQNVQEVQQELETAQRMGVQPNQEQMTKFNALREKMHGNQTLRDLVQAQEDLNEFMKEVNQAITDGIQEGEEKSNNQ
- the mntR gene encoding transcriptional regulator MntR; the protein is MKDENEKFYTARGYEITADKDMLTPSMEDYIEMIYRLSQSSGYTRVNDLSEKLNVQPPSVTRMMKKLHEKSLLNYEKYGMIQLTEEGKRMGKFFLDRHNTLKEFFLLLGIEDQVQKEVEQIEHHISWGSFLIINRFVNFLKNRPEIINEFKNI
- a CDS encoding substrate-binding domain-containing protein — encoded protein: MFVEKLLKIFWNQKIPPLFTYCLLVLIIIFSTMVGCEQVASAPASNEFILLATTTSTYDSGLLDYMLPAFEEKYGIEVRVLPKGTGQALELGKGGDVDVLLVHDRSSELKMVEEGFFVDRYDVMFNDFIIVGPTKDPAGIKEIDEVKEALKAIIQGNHTFISRGDNSGTHSMELSLWEAAGISNFGEGYKSVGQGMGDTLRITDEQEGYTLTDRATYIALKETLEVDILLEGDQTLFNQYGIMAVNPKKHSHNKYESALKLIEFFMSEEGQQMITDYKLQGEVLFFPGMCLKY
- a CDS encoding metal ABC transporter permease, which codes for MDSLHFFIDSLMNYSYLQNAMAGGIMVGTICGFIGCFIILRGMALMGDAISHAVLPGVAAAYIFGFSIFIGAVITGVLTSIAIGYITQNSKLKDDTAIGLMFTSAFALGVILITLQRGTGVDLWHILFGNVLAVSREDLMLILIIGLLVVGCIFLFYKQILLSTFDPIMARAVGVPTNIIHYLMMLLLSLVTVASLKTVGIVLVVAMFIAPGATAYLLTERLPSMLALSAVFGIVSAVTGVYLSFIFDVATGASIVMVASLLFALSFFLSPKQGLLVQKYRVWRAGV
- a CDS encoding ABC transporter ATP-binding protein; translated protein: MLLCTAFRRGGDVIPGKKGLIQVKNLTKVYNREVLNIQDMTINEGKIYGIIGPSGCGKSTLLRLLNLLIKPTTGTISFNESSVPLNRSTALSFRRKMTLVFQNPTLFKTSVRENIAYGLKARGINGEEIHKKVSLLLEKIGLQEVADQQALSLSGGEAQRVALARAVAFDPKILLLDEPTANLDPTNVEVIENLVVELNKTLGITIIIVTHNIFQARRITDCTIFLYDGKIVEMDDTEKIFTSPQDPRTKAFVEGRMIY